One Williamsia phyllosphaerae genomic window, GCGGACTGGACAGGTCCGCGGCCTCGGCGAGGTCGCCGTAGGTCGACACCCGTCCGTACGGGATCTGTGCCACGAGGGCGCGCACCCGTTCGACCTGTTCATCGGTGATCGGCGCCACCGATCACCCCGCGGCGACCGACGCGACGGCGTCCCGGATGAACCGTGCGGTCAGTTCGGGCCGCGACAACGGCACCATGTGGTCGCAGTCCTCGTGGTGCAGGATGAACCGCTCGCCCTGCTGCGCGGTCAGATCGGCGATGAACGACGCTGGCGCATAGGGCGGTTGGACCTTGTCGGCCACCACCAGGCGGACGTCGATGTCGGGCGCCGGCAACACGTACGGACGCGCGAGTTCACTCCAGGTCGTCGTGACCGCGGCGAGATGCACCCGCCACGACATCCGACCGTCGGCGGCCACGAGCAGATGCTCGGCGACCTCGGCGTCGAGGAGCTCCTCGGGCACCTCCCACCACGCCTCGGCACGTTTGCGTTCCCGCGCGTCCTGCTCGTCGCGCAGATACCAGCTGTCGAGGGTGGCCGCGGCCACCTCCGACATGACCGCGCCGTCGAGTCCGATGGCCGGATCCAGCAGGACCAGGCCGGCCACCCGGGACGGCTCGACGCGGGACAGATGGATCGCCAGCGCGCCGCCGAAGGAATGGCCGACGACCACCACGGGGCCGTCGACGTGGGTGTCGAGGACCTCGATGATCGCCGCCACCTGCGCCTCGATCGTCCACGGCGCATCCCACGACGAATGGCCGTGGCCGAGCAGATCGGGGGCGACGATCCGCAGTTCCGGCAGGTGATCGTTCGCCAGGGTCGTCCACCGCCTGCCGTGCCCGGTGATGCCGTGCAGGGCCAGTACCGTGGTCCCGTCGGCCGGTCCGAACACCGGCACCGTCAGAGCTGTCATGGTGGAGATCATGCCGGATCCACGACGCCCCGGGGCTGTCGCACCGTCGTGATCTGATCGGTGTGCACGGGCGAGCAGGATCGACCGGGGAGGCACACATCGAGCACGCGGGAGGGACCACATGACGCAGCCGTCACGGGGATCGTCGCCGCGGCGTGTCGAGGTCCGGGCCACTCTGGTGGCACCCCCACGACCCACCTCGACCGCCCACGAGTGGAACCCGGACGCGGCCGCGCTGATCGCGGGGACCGCACCGATCGAGGCAGACGAACGGTCGGGCTGGCACCCGTTCCGGGTCACCGGCGGTCCCGGGACAGGCAAGACCGCCCTGCTCACCGACATCGCAGTCGCGCGCCTCACCGATCCCGACACCGACCCGGAGTCGGTGCTCGTGCTGGCCGCGAACCGTCGCGCCGCGTCCCGGCTACGGGAGCAGATCAGCGCCCGCGTCCTCGACGCCTCCTCGGATCGCAGTGACCTGAGGCGGTCGACGCGGGAGCCGTTGGTCCGCACCGTTCACTCCTATGCGTTCGCGGTGCTCCGACTCCAGGCGGCCGCGCACGGGAACCCGCCGCCCCGCCTGATCACCGGGTCCGAGCAGGACGCCGTGCTGCGCGAGCTGCTCGCCGGCGACATCGACGACGGGGCACGGCACTGGCCCGAGCGGCTGCGACCGGCGCTGAGCACCGACGGCTTCGCCCAGGCGCTGCGCGATCTGATGATGCGCGCCGCCGAGCGCGGCATCGGGCCTGAAGGGCTCATCGCCCTCGGGCGCGAACACCGCCGCGAGGAATGGGTGGCCGCGGGGATCGCCTACCGCCAGTACGAACAGAGCATGCTGCTGCGCGGTGCCGTCGGGGTCGAGGCGCCGCAGGCGTCGGCGCCTGCCGTCGACGCCGCCGAACTCATCGGCTCCGCACTCACGGCACTCTCCGGCGACGCGGTGCTGCTCGACCGGGAGCGCGCCCGGATCCGGCACCTCCTCGTCGACGACGCCCACCACCTCGACCCGCACGCCGCGGCACTGGTCCGCCTCGTCGGTACCGGCACGGAAGTCACCGTGATCGCCGGCGACGGGGATCAGTCGATCTACGGATTCCGAGGCGCGAGTTCACGTTTCCTCGACACCCTCGTGCCGGCGGGCGGCGACCATGACGTCGTCCTCGAACTCAACCACCGCAGCGCTCATGGGGTGGCCGCGGTGGGTGCCGGTATCGCCGCGCGACTTCCCGGCGCACGCGTCCACCCGCCGACACGGGGCGTGCGTTCCGACACCGAGACCGGCGGTCGGTCCGCGGTGACCGTCACGTCGTATTCGTCGGCGGCCAAGGAGGCGACAGCGGTCGCCGACGCGTTGCGGCGCGCGCACCTGTTCGACGGTGTCGCGTGGTCGGACATGGCCGTCGTCGTGCGGTCGGTCCCGCGAGCCATCGCACCGCTACGACGTGCCCTGCGCTCGGCCGGTGTCCCGGTGGTCACCCCGGCGACCGAGATGCCGCTGCACCGACAACGCGCCGTCGCCGCCCTGATGACCGTCCTGCGTGCCGTCGACCACCCACTCGACGCCGAGGAGATCGTCGAACTGCTCACCGGCCCGGTGGGCGGCGCCGATCCCACCGCGCTGCGCCGGCTGCGCCGCGGTGTCCGTCGTGTCGACACCGAGATGCGTGACGCCGATGCCCCACAGCGGGATTCGCTCGACATCGTCGTCGACCTGGCGGCGTCCGACCGCGCATCGGCGCAGCCGCATCTGGATGCACTGACCGCGACCGAACGCGGATCGCTGGAGCGCGTGCTCGACGTGCTCGACGCCGCGCGCACCGCCGCCCTGCGGGGTGGCGGGGTGGAGGACGTGTTGTGGTCGGCGTGGCAGGCCACAGGGCTGTCGCGTCGGTGGTCGGCGACTGCGTTGCGGGGTGGCCCCGGAGCCGATCAGTCCGACCGCGACCTCGACGCGGTGGTCGCGCTGTTCGACGTCGCGGCCAGCTTCACCGACAACCTGCCCGCCGCGACCCTCGGCGCGTTCGTCGAGCACGTCGGCAAACTGCAGATCCCGGGGGAGGCGCCGCGGCGCAGCGCGATCTCCGACGCGGTCACCATTGTCTCGGCGCACGCCTCGGCCGGACGTGAATGGGAGGTCGTGGCCGTCGCCGGTGTGCTCGACGGGCTGTGGCCGAGCCTGCGCAGCCGCGGGAGCATCCTCGCCACACAACAACTGGTCGACCTGCTCGACGGGGTGGCCGCCGAGGGCATCGACACAGTCTCCCGCTCGGCGGTCGCCCTCGCCGAGGAACGACGGCTGTTCCTGGTCGCCTGCTCCCGCGCGCGCCGACAACTCCTGGTGTCCGCGGTCGACGACGGCAGCGGGGATTCCGCGCCGTCGCGGTTCGTCGTCGAACTGGCCGCGGCCCTCGGCGCCGATCCCGACGCCACCGATGCGCCGCCGGTGTCGGCCGACGAGTTGTTGCCGGTGGCCCCTGCGGTGCAACGGATCCTGTCGCTGCCGTCGCTGGTGGCGACCCTGCGCGCGCAGGTGTGTGGTCCCGACCCGCATCCCGCCGCCGCCGAACTGCTGGCCCGTCTCGCCGACGCGGGTGTCCCGGGTGCGCACCCGCACGACTGGTACGGGCTGCCCGAGACCAGCAGCGAGGTGTCCCTGTGGACCCCGGAGCGCGGGCCGGTGACGTTGTCGCCGTCGAACATCGAGGCGCTGCAGCGGTGTTCGCTGCGATGGATGCTAGAACGCAACGGCGGCCGCGACGGTGACAAGGTGCCTGCGGTCGCCGGGACGCTGGTGCACACCCTCGTGCAGGCCGTGGCCGGCGAGATCGACCCGGCCGACGTGACCGGCGCCCTGCGTCGCGTGTGGGACCAGGTCGATGTCGGTGCCGACTGGTTCTCCGCGCACGAACTCGACCGCACCGAGGCCATGCTCACCCACTTCGCGGACTGGCTGACCCACTCGCGTGCCGATCTCGACGAGATCGGGGTCGAGGTCGACGTCGACGCGGTGCTCCCACCTGCGGCGGTGGACCCCGACACCGATCCGGCCGACGACCCCGTCGCCGGTGTACCGATCCGGCTGCGCGGACGCATCGACCGGCTCGAACGCGACCACGCCGGTCGGCCGGTCGTCGTCGACGTCAAGACCACCAAGACCGCGGCCACCGCGGCCGACGCCGAGGTGCACCCGCAGCTGGCCACCTACCAGCTCGCACTGCACCTCGGTGGAGTGCCGGAGGTCGGGTCGGCCGAACCCGGTGGTGGGCAACTGGTCTACGTCAACACCGCGTCGAAGAAGACCGGGGCCGCCGTGCGTACGCAGTCGCCGCTGACGCCCGATCAGGTGCAGGAGTGGATCGAGGTGGTTCGTTCGGCCGCGCGGGCGAGCATCGGACCGCGGTTCGTGGCCACCATCAACCCCGGCTGCGGACACTGCGGACTCGCGGCGTCGTGCCCGGCGACCCTGCGCGGCAAGGCGGTGACCGATGACTGACCAGGTCACGACCGATCGCCCGGCGGGTGCCCGGTCCATCTCGGCGCGGTCGCTGTCGGCCGCGCTCGGGCTGCCACCACCCACCGACGAACAGGTCGCGGTGATCGAGGCCCCGATGGAGCCGGTGCTGGTCGTCGCCGGGGCGGGCGCGGGCAAGACCGAGACGATGGCTGCGCGCGTCGTCTGGCTGGTGGCCAACGGGATGGTGTCGCCGGACGAGATCATCGGACTCACGTTCACGCGCAAGGCCGCCTCCGAGCTGGCCGCGCGCATCCGACGCCGACTGGCGATGCTGGCCGGGTCGGCGGCGATGATGCTGTGGGATCCGGACGGCTCGATGCGGACCCTGCTACGCAGCGCCGACCCCGAGGTGAGCACCTATCACGCCTACGCCGGACGTCTCATAGCCGACTACGGCCTGCTGCTGCCGGTCGAACCCGCGTCGACGCTGCTGTCGGAGACAGAGCTGTGGCAGTTGGCCTTCGGTGTCGTCACCGGGTGGACCGACGACCTGCAGACCACCAAGACCCCTGCGGGCGTGACCGAGGCGGTCCTCACGCTCTACTCCGACGCGGCCGAGCACCTCGTCGACCTCACCGACATCGCCGAGGCCGGACTCGACCTGCACCGGCTCGTCGACACCCTGCCGCCGGGCAAGCGTCAGCGCGCCGAGCCGTCGCAGACGATGCGGTCGGTGCAGGACGTGATCACCGAACGACACCGGTTGGTGCCGTTGGTCGCTCGGCTCGCGCAGATCATGCGTGAGCAGAACGTCCTCGACTTCGGCAGCCAGATGTCGTTGGCCGCGAGGCTGGTGCGCGATCACCCCGAGGTGGCCGCCGCCGAACGGCAGAGCATCCGGGCGGTGCTGCTCGACGAGTACCAGGACACCGGGTTCTCCCAACGCATCCTGCTGTCGACGCTGTTCGGTGCCGGTCTCGACCCGACCGCGAAGAACACCTCGATCGCGGTGACCGCGGTCGGTGACCCCATCCAGTCGATCTACGGGTGGCGTGGCGCCTCGGCGGCCAACCTGCCCCGCTTCGCCCACGACTTCCCGTCCACCGACGGCACCCCCGCGCGGCGGATGGAGCTGCTGACGAGTTGGCGCAACCCCGGCACGGCACTGGTGTTGGCCAACCAGATCTCCGAACAGCTGCGCGCGTCGGGCATCCCGGTGTCCATCCTGCGAGCCCGCGACGGCGCTCCGGACGGCGACGTGGAGGTCGCGCTGTTCGACACCGTCCTCGACGAACGCAGCTGGGTGGCCGACCGGGTGTCGGCCGAGTACGCCGCCGCCGAGCGCGCCGGGGAACCGGCCCCGACGACCGCGGTCCTCGTCCGCCGCAACGAGGACTCGGCGCCGCTGGCCGCCGAGCTCGAGAGCCGCGGCATCCCGGTCGAGGTGGTCGGCATCGGTGGCCTGCTGCACGTCCCGGAGATCCAGGACGTCGTGGCGATGCTGCGACTGATGGCCGACCCGATGGCGGGTAGTGCGGCCATGCGACTGCTCACCGGGGCCCGATGGCGGCTCGGCGCCGCCGACCTCGCGGCACTGTGGCGCCGTGCGCGTGAACTCGCGGCCGTCGAGTTCGCCGCGGTGACCGGCTCGGTGACCTCGGCGCAGGCCCTCGACGACGCTCTCGACGCGGCGCTGCCCACCGACGCCGTGGACCAGGCCGGTCTGGGCGACGCCATCGCCGACCCCGGCGACAAGTCCCACTACAGCCCGGAGGGCTTCCGAAGGGTGAGCGCGTTCGGCGCGATGCTCGACGGCCTGCGCCGTCGGATGGGGCAGCCGTTGCCGGAGCTCGTCGCCGATGTCGAGGCCACCCTCGGGGTCGGCATCGAGACCCAGATCCGTGCTCGACGGATGCGCGGGAACATCACCGGCCGTGAGCATCTCGACGCGTTCGCCGAGCACGTGTCCGGTTACGCCGAGCGGTCGGCGGCGACGCTGCCCGGTCTGCTGGCGTTCCTGGAGTCGGCGACGCTGATCGAGAAGGGCCTCGCGCCCGGTGCGGTCGAGATCGCCGAGGAGCGCGTGCAGATCCTCACCGTGCACGCCGCGAAGGGACTCGAGTGGGACGTCATCGTGCTGCCGCACCTGTGCACCAACATCTTCCCGGGTGGCCGCTCGGACGGCACCTGGCTGGGCAGCGCGCGCGAGTTGCCCGCGCATCTGCGCGGCGACCTCGCCGACGCCACCGGCGTGGGTTTCCCCCGGTTCGACACCGAGGGCGTGACCGACCGCAAGGAACTCGAGACCGTCATCGACGAGCACAAGCAGGCGCTGCGCGACCGGCGACTCGAAGAGGACCGCCGACTGCTCTACGTCGCACTCACCAGAACGAAACGACGACTTCTGATCTCGGGTCATCACTGGACGCCGAGCAGCCCCAACCCCAAGGGGCCGTCGATCTTCCTGCAGGAGATCCACGACATCGTCGCCGACCTCCTCGACGCGGGCGAACCCATGGCCGGTCTGCGGATCGACCGGTGGGACCCGACGCCGGAGGAGTCGGCGGAGAACCCGTTGGCCGCGCACGCGGTGGCCGCATCCTGGCCGCGTGATCCACTGGGCGAGCGTCGATCACAGGTCCGTGCCGGTGCCGACCGGGTGCTCGCGGCGCTGCGACGTCGTGGCCAACCGGCCCTGTTCGACACCGACGTCCTGGGAACCGGCGCCGAGGTCGCGACCGAGCCGATGGATCCGGAGGTCGACGAGTGGCGCCGCGAGGTCGACGCGTTGCTGAGCGAGCGGGCGGGTATGAACTCGATCGATCTCGAGGTCGCGCTGCCGCAGCATCTCTCGGTCTCAGACCTCGTCGAGCTGGACCGTGACGAGGCGGCGTTCGCCCGTCGGCTGCGGCGACCGATGCCCTTCAAACCCAACCGTCTCGCCCGTCGTGGGACCGCGTTCCACGCCTGGGTGGAGCGTCGGTACGGCGCGACCCGCCTGCTCGACATGGACGAGTTGCCCGGCGCCGCCGACGCGACCGCCGGCTCCGACACCGACCTCGCCGAACTCCGCGACGCATTCCTGCGGTCGTCCTGGGCGGCGCGGAGCCCGGTCGAGGTCGAGGTGCCGTTCGAGACCGTCATCGGCGACACCGTCGTCCGGGGTCGCATCGATGCGGTGTTCGCCGAGCCGGGCGGCGGCGCGGTGGTCGTGGACTGGAAGACCGGTGCGCAGCCCGATGCGGCGCAACGTCATTCGGTGCAGATCCAGTTGGCCGCCTACCGCATCGCCTGGGCCGAGCTGAGCGGTGTGCCGGTGGAGTCGGTGCGGGCGGCGTTCCACTACGTCCGATCCGGCGTCACCGTCGAACCCGACGACCTGCCCAGCCGCGACGAACTCGCCCGACTGCTCGGCGCCGCGGCGTCGGCCCAGGAGTGAGGTGGGCCTCTCAGGGGGTTGCGCGCCAGATCTTCACCGCGGTGGTGATCATCGGGACCTGAAAGGGCAGACGTGCGATCGCCCCGGCGCGGATCAACGGCTTGTCCCAGTAGATCCGGACCATGTTGAGGTTGGCGGGGTACACCGCGACGAACAGCGCGATGGCCGCGGCCGCGGCGGGCTTGCGTGTGCGTGGGATCAGCAGGCCGGCGCCGATGGCCGCCTCGGCGACGCCGGAGGCGTAGGTGAGGGTGCGGGGCTCGCCCGGGATCTCGCGGGGGATCTGCGCGTCGAACGGACCGGGGACCACGAAGTGCAGCACGCCCATGGTGATCAGGCCGGCGCCCATCACGGTCGCCTCGCGGGACGCGTCGTCACGGGCGGCCCGCACCCGCCGGGTGAGGGGATTCTTCTCCAGGATTGTCGCCATGGTGATCACTATGAACCACCGAGCGCGGCTGTACCGGCGTGCGGGTGAACTCGTCTCCTGGCCGATGTTCGTCGCCCACGCTCGCAGCGGGATACAGTCCCCTCGATGCCCGGACCATTGCGTCGACGACTCCGTCCTGACGAACTCACCTCCATGCCCGACCACGCGCTGGTCGGTGTCGTCCGCATCCCCGAGATGCAGTCGAGCCCGGGGCGTGCGATCAGCAAGCGGGTGCTCATCGCACTCGGTGCGCTGTTCGCCGCGGTGTTCATCGTCTATCTCGATCGTGACGGTTACCGCGATGTCCAGGACAACGAGCTGTCGTTCCTGGACTGTCTGTACTACGCGACGGTGTCGCTGTCGACGACCGGCTACGGCGACATCACCCCGTTTGCGCCGGAGGCGAGGCTGATCAACGTCCTGGTCATCACGCCGCTGCGCGTCATGTTCCTGATCGTGTTGGTCGGTACCACCCTCGAGGTGCTCACCGAACGGTCCCGGCAGGCACTCAAGATCCAGCGTTGGAGGAGCAAGGTGCGCAACCACACCGTCGTCGTCGGATACGGCACCAAGGGCAAGACCGCGGTGGCTGCGATGGTCGAGGACGGGACCAAGCCGTCGGAGATCGTGGTGGTCGACTCGAATCCGACCGTCCTGGAGAACGCCGCCGCCAAGGGCTTGGTGACGGTGCGCGGCGACGCCACCCGCTCCGACGTCCTCCGGCTCGCGGGGACTCAGCACGCGTCGGCGATCGTCGTCGCGACCAACCGCGACGACACCGCGGTCCTCGCGACGCTGACCGCACGCGAACTCGCGCCGAACGCGAAGATCGTCGCGTCCATCCGCGAGGCGGAGAACACCCACCTCATCCGGCAGTCCGGCGCGGACTCCGTCATCGTGTCGTCGGAGACCGCCGGACGCCTCCTGGGTCTGGCCACCTCCACCCCGGCGGTCGTCGAGATCATCGAGGACCTGCTCACACCGGACGAGGGATTTGCCATCGCCGAGCGCGATGTCGAACGCGACGAGCTCGGTGCGTCGCCACAGCACCTCACCGACATCGTGTTGGGCGTGGTCCGCGGGGGCACGCTGCACCGTGTGGACGCCAGCGCGGTCGACGCGATCGAGGACGGCGACCGCCTGCTCTACGTGCGCAAGGGCCTGGCCTGAGCCGAGGGCACTGAGATCGTCCGAGTAGAGCCTCTCCGTGGGCGATATGACCACACAGACGCCGTCAGCGGACGATCCCAGTTGGTCCGCCGCCCGAGCACCCGCCAACGATCACTAAGCTCGCCAGGTGGCCACTTTTGAGTTCATCGAACCTCCTCTGCTGTCCCGGTCGACCATCGATCGGGCCGACGAGATCCGCCACGACGGCGCCCTGCTCGCGTCCCACTGGCCGCAGGCGCGTGTGCTCGAGATCGACGGCGGGGGCCGTTACGGCATCGGCGAGAACGGCCTCAACTGGATCGCGGCAACCGATGTCGCCGAGACGATCCCGTCGCACGCGGTGTTCCTGGGGATCTCCGACGGCGTCCACCTGTGGGCGGTCCGCGTGGGAGCGATCGCCGGGCGCAGTGCGGATGCCCGGAGCAGCGCGGGCCGGCTCACCGGCGACGAGGCGGGATTGGTGAGCACGGCGCTCGGCGTCCTCAACTGGCATGCGGCGGCGGGCTACTCACCGGTCGACGGACATCCGACCGAGCCGGCCCGAGCGGGCTGGGTTCGTCGCAACACCCAGACCGGCGTCGAGGAGTTCCCGCGCACGGACGCGGCCATCATCACCGTGGTGCACGACGGGGCGGACCACGTCCTGCTCGGCCGGCAGTCCGGATGGCCGGACCGCTGGTTCTCCACCTTCGCCGGATTCGTGGAGCCGGGGGAGTCGTTGGAGCAGTGCGTGATCCGCGAACTGCACGAGGAGACCGGGCTCGACGTGTTCGAACCCCGCTACCTCGGCAGCCAGCCGTGGCCGTTCCCGCGTTCGCTGATGTTGGGCTTCGAGGCCCGCGCCGACCGTGACCAGCCGCTGGACTTCATCGACGGTGAGATCACCGAGGCGATCTGGTTCCCGCGCGACGAGGTGCTGGCCGCACTGAGCAGCGGCGACGAATGGTTGCGGGGCGACGGGTCGCCGCAGACCGACGACGGTCCCGATGCCCCGCGCCTACGCCTGCCGGGCTCGATCTCGATCGCACGACAGCTCGTCACGGCCTGGGCGCACGACAAGGACTAGCTCCGTCAGTTGGGCACGCAACTACGCCAGTTGGGCACCTACGATCGTTCATTGGGCACCATCTGCCCAACTGGCGGGTGTACGTGCCCAACTAACGGGCTTACGTGCCCAACTGGCGTACTCACGTGCCCAACTGACGGGCTTATCTGCCCAACTGGCGGGTCAGACGCCGAGCTTGGCCTTGACGTCGCGCACCGACGGGTTGGTGGCGGTGCTGCCGTCGGCGTAGACGACGGTGGGGACCACATGGTTGCCGTTGTTGACGCTGCCGACGAACTCGGCCGCCGACGGCTCACGCTCGATGTCGATCTCGGTCCATTCGATCCCCTCGCTGCGCAGGCCGGTCTTCAGACGTGCGCAGAAGCCGCACCAGGAGGTGGTGTACATGGTGAGGGCGGTGTCGGTGCTCATGGTGGGGCCAACGTCCCCGCGATCCCGAATTGTTCCCCGAACCATGACTGTCGCACCTCTTCGGGATACTGGAGGGATGCACCTCCTGGAGGGCCTGGACCCCGATCAACAGGCCGCGGTCCTCGCACCCCGCGGACCGGTCTGTGTCCTGGCGGGGGCGGGTACCGGCAAGACCCGCACCATCACGCGCCGCATCGCGCACCTGGTCAACGAGGAACACGTCCGCGGCAGCCAGGTCCTCGCGGTCACGTTCACCGCACGCGCCGCAGGTGAGATGCGTGGCCGCCTCCGGTCGCTGGGGCTGGCCGGGTCGGGCAACACCGTGCAGGCGATGACCTTCCACGCCTCGGCCATGCGCCAACTCCGCTACTTCTGGCCGCAGGCGATCGGCTCCAGTCGGTGGGAACTGCTCGACAACAAGTTCCCGGTGGTCTCCCGCGCGGCGCGTCGTTCCGGCCTCGACACCTCCACCGAGACCCTTCGCGACCTGTCGTCGGAGATCGAGTGGGCCAAGGCCTCGCTGATCGGCGTCGACGACTACGTCGAGGAGGTCACCAGACGGCGCCGCGAGACCCCGTTCCCGGCCGAGAAGGTCGCGGCGGTCTACGGCGCCTACGAGGCGGCCAAGATCTCCGCCGACGGCGACCAGCTCCTCGACTTCGACGACCTCCTGTTGATGACGACCGGGATCCTCGCCGGTCACCCGCAGCTCGCCGAGGAGTTCCGCGACCGCTATCGCTGCTTCGTCGTCGACGAGTACCAGGACGTCACACCGGCTCAGCAGAGCCTGCTCGACGCCTGGCTGGGCAACCGCGACGACCTGACCGTGGTCGGCGACGCGAACCAGACGATCTACACCTTCACCGGCGCGAGCCCGCGCTACCTGCTCGATTTCTCCCGGCGCTTCCCCGATGCGGCGATGGTGCGCCTCGAGCGCGATTACCGCTCCACCCCGGAGGTCGTCGGCCTCGCAAACCGTGCGATCGGCGCCGCCCGCGGTCGGGTGGCCGGTACCCGGCTCAAGCTCATCGGCCAGCGGCCACCCGGTCCCGAACCGGTCTTCGCCGAGTACGACGACGAGCCCGCCGAGGCCACCGCGGTCACCGCTCGCATCAAACGGCTGATCGCACAGGGCGTCCCGCCGGCGGAGATCGCGATCCTCTACCGGGTGAACGCGCAGGCCCAGGCCCACGAGGACGCCCTGACCGCGGCGGGCATCCCGTATCAGGTGCGTGGCGGTGAGGCGTTCTTCCAGCGCGCCGAGATCCGACAGGCCATGCGCTCGATCGCGCAGGCCGCAGCCCGCACCGACCTCCCGGAGGATGCCGACCTGCCGACGCTGCTCACGGCGATCCTGGGACCGATCGGTCTGACCGACGAGGAGCCGGCCGGTACGCAGGCCCGCCAACGCTGGGAGTCGCTGCGTGCGCTGGTCGCGCTCTCGGAGGACCTGCTTCTCGACAGCCCGGATATCGGCCTGGGGGAGCTGTCGGCTGAGCTCGCGGCCCGCTCGCAGGCCCGACACCCACCCACGGTGCAGGGCGTGACGCTCTCCTCGCTGCACGCGGCCAAGGGCCTCGAGTGGGATGCGGTGTTCCTCGTCGGTGTCGTCGACGGATCGCTGCCGATCAACCAGGCCATCAACGGGTCCGACGAGGACGTCGAGGAAGAGCGACGGCTCTTCTACGTCGGCATCACCCGCGCGCGCGAACACCTGCACCTGTCCTGGGCGTTGGCGCGGGCCGAGGGTGGCCGACGCGGTCGGCGCCGGTCCCGGTTCCTGATCGATCTGGTACCCGACGACTCGCCGGCATCCCGGATCGCCGAGCCGAAGAAGATCCGCAAGCGACCACAGTGCCGCGTGTGCGGAAAGCAGTTGCTGGGAAAGACGGCGTCGCTGCTCGGACGGTGTGAGAGCTGCCCCAGCAACCTCGACGAGGATCTTTTCGTCGCCCTCAAGGAGTGGCGCAGCGAGCAGGCCAAGGAGCAGAAAGTGCCTGCGTTCGTGGTGTTCTCCGACAACACCCTCATCGCGATCGCCGAACAGCGGCCCGACGACGTCGCCGCACTCGTGGCGATCCCGGGCATCGGCGCGAAGAAGCTCGACCAGTACGGCGAGATGTTGCTCGGGTTGGTCGCCTCCACCGGGGGTTGAGAGTTGTCGGGGAAAGATCGAAACCGCAGGTCATAAATAGGTTGTGCGATCTGCGAACGATCTCGTAAGCTCCTTGATGTCAGTACGGGAACACCTCGCTTGCGCGAGGACGACTCGTGTCATATCGGAACAGAGAGGAGTGGACCAGTGAACAACGCAATCGTCATCTCGGCAGGCATGCCCTCGGCAGCTGCTGCGCGTACAC contains:
- a CDS encoding potassium channel family protein; translated protein: MPGPLRRRLRPDELTSMPDHALVGVVRIPEMQSSPGRAISKRVLIALGALFAAVFIVYLDRDGYRDVQDNELSFLDCLYYATVSLSTTGYGDITPFAPEARLINVLVITPLRVMFLIVLVGTTLEVLTERSRQALKIQRWRSKVRNHTVVVGYGTKGKTAVAAMVEDGTKPSEIVVVDSNPTVLENAAAKGLVTVRGDATRSDVLRLAGTQHASAIVVATNRDDTAVLATLTARELAPNAKIVASIREAENTHLIRQSGADSVIVSSETAGRLLGLATSTPAVVEIIEDLLTPDEGFAIAERDVERDELGASPQHLTDIVLGVVRGGTLHRVDASAVDAIEDGDRLLYVRKGLA
- the nudC gene encoding NAD(+) diphosphatase, with the translated sequence MATFEFIEPPLLSRSTIDRADEIRHDGALLASHWPQARVLEIDGGGRYGIGENGLNWIAATDVAETIPSHAVFLGISDGVHLWAVRVGAIAGRSADARSSAGRLTGDEAGLVSTALGVLNWHAAAGYSPVDGHPTEPARAGWVRRNTQTGVEEFPRTDAAIITVVHDGADHVLLGRQSGWPDRWFSTFAGFVEPGESLEQCVIRELHEETGLDVFEPRYLGSQPWPFPRSLMLGFEARADRDQPLDFIDGEITEAIWFPRDEVLAALSSGDEWLRGDGSPQTDDGPDAPRLRLPGSISIARQLVTAWAHDKD
- a CDS encoding mycoredoxin, which produces MSTDTALTMYTTSWCGFCARLKTGLRSEGIEWTEIDIEREPSAAEFVGSVNNGNHVVPTVVYADGSTATNPSVRDVKAKLGV
- a CDS encoding ATP-dependent DNA helicase UvrD2, encoding MHLLEGLDPDQQAAVLAPRGPVCVLAGAGTGKTRTITRRIAHLVNEEHVRGSQVLAVTFTARAAGEMRGRLRSLGLAGSGNTVQAMTFHASAMRQLRYFWPQAIGSSRWELLDNKFPVVSRAARRSGLDTSTETLRDLSSEIEWAKASLIGVDDYVEEVTRRRRETPFPAEKVAAVYGAYEAAKISADGDQLLDFDDLLLMTTGILAGHPQLAEEFRDRYRCFVVDEYQDVTPAQQSLLDAWLGNRDDLTVVGDANQTIYTFTGASPRYLLDFSRRFPDAAMVRLERDYRSTPEVVGLANRAIGAARGRVAGTRLKLIGQRPPGPEPVFAEYDDEPAEATAVTARIKRLIAQGVPPAEIAILYRVNAQAQAHEDALTAAGIPYQVRGGEAFFQRAEIRQAMRSIAQAAARTDLPEDADLPTLLTAILGPIGLTDEEPAGTQARQRWESLRALVALSEDLLLDSPDIGLGELSAELAARSQARHPPTVQGVTLSSLHAAKGLEWDAVFLVGVVDGSLPINQAINGSDEDVEEERRLFYVGITRAREHLHLSWALARAEGGRRGRRRSRFLIDLVPDDSPASRIAEPKKIRKRPQCRVCGKQLLGKTASLLGRCESCPSNLDEDLFVALKEWRSEQAKEQKVPAFVVFSDNTLIAIAEQRPDDVAALVAIPGIGAKKLDQYGEMLLGLVASTGG